From Larus michahellis chromosome 5, bLarMic1.1, whole genome shotgun sequence, the proteins below share one genomic window:
- the CCNG2 gene encoding cyclin-G2 yields MSSEALWLFKQLNLHLEQEGRFQPREKGLSLIECAAENENTLCPRQRNAKVEDLWSLTNFFGFATETFVLAVNILDRFLALMKVKPKHLSCIGVCCFQLAARVVEEECNIPSAHEIIRISQCKCTVSDLKRMEKIISEKLHFEFKATTALTFLHLYHTIVLCHTSERKEVLNLDKLEAQLKACNCRLVFSKAKPSVLALCLLTLEVQTLKSVELFEILLRVQKHSKISDSDLLYWRELVSKCLADYSSPECCKPDHKKLVWIVSRRTAQNLQNSYYSVPELPTIPEGGCFNESESEDSCEDMSSGEESLSSSPPSDLEGTFFFELKPKTKWQTLSCRS; encoded by the exons ATGAGCAGCGAGGCGCTGTGGCTTTTCAAGCAGCTGAATCTCCACCTGGAGCAGGAGGGGCGGTTTCAGCCCCGGGAGAAGGGGCTCAGCCTCATCGAGTGCGCCGCCGAG AATGAAAATACTCTGTGTCCGAGGCAAAGGAATGCCAAGGTGGAAGATCTCTGGAGTCTGACCAACTTTTTCGGTTTTGCAACTGAAACGTTTGTTTTGGCTGTTAACATTCTGGACAGATTCTTGGCGCTTATGAAG GTGAAACCGAAGCATTTATCTTGCATTGGAGTTTGTTGTTTCCAACTGGCTGCCCGAGTAGTCGAAGAAGAATGCAATATTCCATCTGCTCACGAGATCATCCGGATCAGCCAATGTAAATGCACTGTGTCCGACCTGAAACGGATGGAAAAGATAATTTCAGAAAAGTTGCACTTTGAATTTAAAGCTACTACTGCCTTAACCTTCTTGCACTTGTACCATACTATTGTACTCTGTCATACCTCAGAAAG GAAAGAAGTATTGAATCTTGACAAATTGGAAGCACAGCTAAAAGCTTGCAACTGTCGTCTAGTCTTTTCTAAAGCAAAA CCCTCTGTCTTGGCCTTGTGCCTTCTCACTCTAGAAGTTCAGACTTTGAAATCAGTTGAGTTGTTTGAGATCCTTCTTCGTGTTCAGAAGCATTCTAAG atAAGTGATAGTGACTTACTTTACTGGAGGGAACTGGTTTCGAAATGCCTAGCAGATTATTCTTCTCCAGAATGTTGCAAGCCTGATCATAAAAAGCTAGTTTGGATTGTTTCGAGACGTACAGCTCAGAATCTGCAAAACAGTTACTACAGTGTTCCTGAGTTGCCGACAATACCAGAGGGTGGATGTTTCAATGAAAGTGAGAG TGAAGATTCCTGTGAAGATATGAGCAGCGGAGAAGAAAGCCTTAGCAGTTCTCCTCCAAGTGATCTGGAAGGCACCTTCTTCTTTGAACTCAAACCTAAAACCAAGTGGCAAACTCTTAGCTGTCGGTCTTAA